From a region of the Nonlabens sp. Hel1_33_55 genome:
- a CDS encoding DUF3810 domain-containing protein → MKKWWLLVLSIGLLILQLIYYRSLRHFPEFVEEWYSTGIYPYIGRAMRFGLGWIPFSFGDLVYGIVIILALRWVILFILELFKKRKEFKLAVKLKELVMAVNLVLFFFHMAWGFNYYRQPLNEILELDSTYTDEQLISTNRKLIFTANKLHQTLQTNDSLAVVFHRTQDELFELAPEAFENLKSIDPALTYGPSSIKESLLTLPLTYMGYSGYLNPITGEAQTNGYINNYKTPVLILHEMSHQLGFAKENEANFIAVISGMKHEDPYFQYSACIFALRYCLNDLYLKDPAAFQLLKTEIYPGIFQNYKELDDFWEPYDDNVIEKVSQASYNTYLQANNQPDGMRTYSYVVALLVNYYQ, encoded by the coding sequence ATGAAAAAATGGTGGTTGCTTGTCTTATCTATTGGATTGTTAATACTCCAGCTTATTTATTATAGGTCTCTACGCCATTTCCCAGAATTCGTTGAAGAATGGTATAGCACCGGAATTTATCCATACATAGGCCGAGCCATGCGTTTTGGATTGGGTTGGATTCCGTTTTCTTTTGGTGATCTGGTTTATGGCATCGTGATCATTTTAGCGTTGCGATGGGTCATTTTATTTATTCTGGAACTTTTTAAAAAGCGAAAAGAATTCAAGCTGGCTGTAAAATTGAAAGAGCTGGTCATGGCTGTCAACCTAGTATTGTTCTTCTTCCATATGGCTTGGGGTTTTAATTATTACCGCCAACCTCTCAATGAGATTTTAGAATTAGATTCTACATACACTGATGAACAACTCATCAGCACCAATAGGAAGTTGATTTTTACTGCCAATAAGCTGCATCAAACTCTACAAACCAATGACTCGCTTGCTGTTGTTTTTCATCGAACTCAAGATGAGTTATTTGAACTAGCTCCAGAGGCGTTTGAAAATTTAAAAAGTATCGATCCAGCGTTGACTTATGGTCCAAGCAGTATAAAGGAATCCTTGCTCACGCTTCCATTAACTTACATGGGTTACAGCGGTTATCTAAATCCCATTACCGGCGAGGCGCAAACCAATGGTTATATCAACAATTATAAAACGCCGGTGCTCATCTTGCATGAGATGTCTCATCAATTGGGATTTGCCAAAGAAAATGAGGCTAATTTCATCGCGGTCATTTCAGGAATGAAGCATGAGGATCCTTACTTTCAATACAGTGCCTGTATTTTTGCCTTACGCTACTGTCTCAATGATTTATATCTAAAAGACCCAGCTGCTTTTCAATTGCTTAAAACAGAAATTTATCCAGGTATTTTTCAAAACTATAAGGAACTGGATGATTTCTGGGAGCCTTATGATGATAATGTAATCGAGAAGGTCTCGCAAGCGAGTTACAATACGTATCTACAAGCTAACAATCAGCCGGATGGTATGCGTACGTATAGTTATGTAGTGGCTTTGTTGGTGAATTATTATCAGTGA
- a CDS encoding zinc-dependent metalloprotease — MKYLPAITFYCLVFCTAFAKAQSSTSPQQFKGFFNFTYDDSKGTILLEVKDLDEEFLYVHSLSTGLGSNDIGLDRGQLGDGVVVKWVKAGNKLLLVQPNQKYRAITDNSEEKKSVEQAFARSILYGFEIEKDKDKKSSDGTYNIDITPFLMEDAHGVADRLKSRNEGTYKIEKSRSAIWMDNTKAFPKNVEFEAMLTFSGEPKGRNLRSVAPDASSVSVIQHHSFVELPDDGFEPREFHPRSGSFYTSYLDYSSEIGTPMEKRWITRHRLEKKNKQANRSEAVEPIIYYLDPGTPEPVRSALLEGTSWWNQAYESAGYINAFQVKMLPEGADPMDLRYNLIQWVHRSTRGWSYGGSITDPRTGEILKGHVSLGSLRIRQDYMLAQGMLDAPFANGQESPEMLKMALARIRQLGAHEVGHTLGFAHNFAASVSDRASVMDYPHPKYELVDGKISLADAYDTGIGEWDKLTVLYSYGTAPQGMTENQYLQSIIKAAEDQQLKFISDSDARDSSGASADAHLWDGGENAVEELNRMMNIRSVAMNQFGLDNIPEGQPLSVLEDVFVPVYFSHRYQVEAASKLVGGMRYSYAMKGDPEFEYVPEKEQKQALEALLNTIEVENLTIPENVLELFPPRAYGYNRDRESFKSETGVAFDPVSAAVTSAEVTLDFLLNATRLNRIAQQNIYGKNLELTEMMNDMTETVFENSSGEYEKLIQQRLKEMYVSKLLMANNSSSLNVNVKSAVLSEINTVKSKLNNSRNAEDLVLAQMINRAEEHPETIKEIPVQKIPDGSPIGSCGM, encoded by the coding sequence ATGAAATACCTACCAGCTATAACGTTCTATTGTCTTGTTTTTTGTACCGCTTTCGCGAAAGCGCAATCATCAACATCACCACAGCAATTCAAAGGCTTTTTCAACTTCACCTATGATGACAGCAAGGGAACCATCCTGCTCGAGGTCAAGGACTTAGATGAAGAATTTTTGTACGTTCACTCGCTATCCACAGGACTGGGATCCAACGATATAGGACTGGATCGTGGACAGTTGGGCGACGGCGTTGTGGTTAAATGGGTCAAAGCTGGCAACAAATTGCTACTCGTGCAACCCAACCAAAAATATCGTGCGATCACTGATAATAGCGAAGAGAAAAAGTCTGTGGAACAAGCCTTTGCGCGATCGATACTCTATGGATTTGAAATAGAGAAAGACAAGGACAAAAAATCCAGCGACGGCACTTACAACATTGATATCACCCCATTTTTAATGGAGGACGCACATGGCGTGGCTGACCGTCTCAAATCACGAAATGAGGGAACATATAAAATCGAAAAATCCCGCAGTGCGATCTGGATGGATAATACCAAAGCTTTCCCTAAAAACGTAGAATTTGAAGCGATGCTCACTTTTTCAGGTGAGCCCAAAGGCCGTAACCTTCGCAGTGTGGCACCAGATGCCAGCAGCGTGAGTGTGATACAACATCATAGTTTTGTAGAACTGCCAGATGATGGTTTTGAACCACGAGAGTTTCATCCACGATCTGGATCATTTTACACTAGTTATTTGGATTACAGCAGTGAGATAGGAACGCCTATGGAAAAACGATGGATCACTCGTCACCGTCTAGAGAAAAAGAATAAGCAAGCTAATAGGAGTGAGGCTGTAGAGCCTATAATTTACTATTTGGATCCCGGAACGCCAGAACCCGTGCGCAGTGCATTACTGGAAGGCACCAGCTGGTGGAATCAAGCCTATGAAAGTGCAGGATATATCAATGCATTCCAAGTAAAAATGCTTCCTGAAGGTGCAGATCCTATGGATTTGAGATACAATTTGATTCAATGGGTGCACCGCAGCACACGTGGCTGGAGTTATGGTGGTTCCATAACAGATCCACGAACGGGTGAGATATTGAAAGGTCACGTGAGTCTAGGAAGTTTGAGAATACGTCAGGATTATATGCTGGCACAAGGAATGCTGGACGCGCCTTTTGCCAATGGACAAGAATCTCCAGAGATGCTAAAAATGGCACTGGCTAGAATACGTCAACTGGGTGCTCACGAGGTAGGTCACACCTTAGGGTTTGCCCATAATTTTGCTGCAAGTGTGAGTGATCGCGCTAGCGTGATGGATTATCCGCATCCCAAGTATGAATTGGTTGACGGTAAGATATCCCTGGCAGATGCCTATGATACGGGAATAGGTGAATGGGACAAATTGACCGTCCTATATTCTTACGGTACGGCACCACAAGGAATGACTGAAAATCAATACCTACAGAGCATCATTAAAGCTGCCGAAGATCAGCAGCTTAAATTCATTAGCGACAGTGATGCCAGAGACAGCAGCGGTGCCAGTGCAGATGCACACCTTTGGGATGGCGGCGAGAATGCGGTGGAAGAACTTAACCGGATGATGAACATACGCTCCGTGGCGATGAATCAGTTCGGACTTGATAATATTCCAGAAGGCCAGCCACTTAGTGTTTTGGAAGATGTCTTTGTTCCCGTGTATTTCTCACACCGCTATCAGGTGGAAGCAGCGTCAAAATTAGTAGGCGGTATGCGATACAGCTATGCTATGAAAGGCGATCCAGAATTCGAGTATGTTCCAGAAAAAGAACAAAAACAAGCATTGGAAGCTTTGCTAAATACTATCGAAGTCGAGAATCTTACTATTCCAGAAAATGTTTTGGAATTGTTCCCACCAAGAGCTTATGGATACAATAGAGACAGAGAAAGCTTCAAATCAGAAACAGGAGTGGCTTTTGATCCAGTATCTGCCGCAGTAACGAGTGCAGAGGTGACTTTGGATTTCTTGCTGAATGCCACAAGATTGAATCGCATTGCCCAGCAAAACATCTACGGCAAGAACCTCGAACTGACCGAAATGATGAACGACATGACAGAAACGGTTTTTGAAAATTCCAGCGGAGAATATGAAAAACTGATTCAGCAGCGATTGAAGGAAATGTATGTGTCCAAATTACTTATGGCAAATAATTCAAGTTCGTTGAATGTCAATGTGAAGTCGGCTGTTTTATCAGAGATCAATACCGTAAAAAGTAAATTGAATAATTCCCGAAATGCTGAAGATCTAGTTTTGGCACAAATGATAAATAGAGCAGAAGAGCATCCAGAAACCATCAAGGAAATACCGGTTCAGAAAATTCCAGATGGAAGTCCTATAGGGAGTTGTGGGATGTAA
- a CDS encoding GlmU family protein — translation MNIVLADFNLHTPLLPFTFTRPTSHIRCGILTMVERWEKFLEQKVSYQTEDYLQTKYPLKETADNLIVAGHIFATQKLADKILELEIGQKLMGGNQVIAYRAKEIHTPTIELTQVLFTEEEVDGIFHTWDIFSKNGKALQADFDLLTTGRKSQPIPDSVQTVNPENIFLEEGAIAQFCILNASTGPIYLGKDTELMEGSIIRGSFALCEHSATKLGTKVYGPTTVGPHSKIGGEVNNSVIFGYSNKGHEGFLGNSVLGEWCNIGADSNTSNLKNNYAEVKLWSYETGRFAKTGLQFCGLMMGDHSKCGINTMFNTGTVIGVSANIYGAGYPRNFIPSFSWGGPQGTMTYKTNKAYEVADVVMKRRGLSLEQTDIDILDAVFEQTSKYRKD, via the coding sequence ATGAACATCGTTTTAGCCGACTTCAATCTGCATACTCCACTATTGCCATTCACTTTTACGAGACCTACGTCGCACATCCGCTGCGGGATATTGACCATGGTAGAACGTTGGGAAAAATTCTTGGAACAAAAAGTCAGCTACCAAACAGAAGATTATCTGCAAACAAAATATCCACTCAAAGAAACAGCTGATAATCTAATCGTTGCAGGACATATTTTCGCCACTCAAAAACTGGCAGATAAGATATTAGAGCTAGAAATAGGGCAGAAGCTCATGGGCGGCAATCAAGTGATCGCCTACAGAGCCAAAGAAATTCACACACCAACTATTGAATTGACGCAAGTGCTTTTCACAGAAGAAGAAGTAGATGGAATTTTCCATACCTGGGACATTTTCTCTAAAAATGGAAAAGCCCTTCAAGCAGATTTTGATTTACTTACCACAGGAAGAAAAAGCCAACCTATTCCTGATTCTGTACAGACTGTAAATCCAGAGAATATATTCTTAGAAGAAGGTGCTATTGCCCAATTCTGTATATTAAATGCATCTACAGGACCTATTTATTTAGGTAAAGATACTGAGCTCATGGAAGGTTCAATCATTAGAGGATCCTTTGCTTTATGTGAGCATAGTGCTACAAAATTAGGAACCAAAGTATACGGACCAACGACTGTAGGACCACATTCAAAAATTGGTGGAGAGGTCAATAATTCGGTGATATTTGGATATTCCAACAAAGGCCACGAGGGATTTTTAGGGAATAGCGTGTTAGGCGAATGGTGCAACATAGGTGCAGACTCCAACACCAGCAACCTAAAAAACAATTATGCTGAAGTCAAACTATGGAGCTATGAAACCGGACGTTTTGCAAAAACCGGACTACAATTTTGCGGGCTCATGATGGGCGACCATTCTAAATGCGGTATCAATACCATGTTCAATACAGGAACCGTGATAGGAGTAAGTGCCAATATCTACGGCGCTGGCTATCCGCGTAATTTTATTCCCAGCTTTTCTTGGGGCGGCCCGCAGGGAACCATGACTTACAAAACAAATAAGGCTTATGAAGTCGCAGATGTGGTTATGAAACGACGTGGCCTATCGCTGGAACAAACTGACATTGACATTCTTGATGCGGTGTTTGAACAGACTTCAAAGTATAGGAAGGATTAG
- a CDS encoding MFS transporter, protein MSENPTAEPKLSNTVLYLMSISAGLVVANIYYNQPLLNLIAQNLDVSQASASNVALATQLGYAVGLLIIIPLGDKFSNKLILKYDFLILIISLLVTALANNIYVLIASSFVIGFASVIPQLFVPMAARLSEEAHRGRAIGIVMSGLLIGILGSRTLSGVVGEYYGWRAIFYVATGLMVLLFILLHYKLPKLNPTYQGSYWSLFKSIAHYFKTEPTVRVAALRGGLGFAAISVFWTTLVFLLEESFNYGSDVAGYFGLIGIVGALAATVTGKLNDRINKYYIILVASAILLVSWILFFFSGDSLIGLIIGVILIDLGMQGLHITNQNIIFSKNKDARNRINTIYMVGFFVGGALGTLGASIAWDSYGWTGVSIFGILICAAIVIVQLVWGKNDDL, encoded by the coding sequence ATGAGTGAAAATCCAACTGCCGAACCAAAACTATCCAATACTGTACTCTATTTGATGAGTATATCTGCTGGATTAGTGGTGGCTAACATCTACTACAATCAGCCGCTACTTAATCTGATTGCCCAAAATTTAGATGTTTCCCAAGCATCAGCAAGTAATGTGGCGCTGGCTACACAATTGGGTTATGCCGTGGGATTGTTGATTATCATACCCTTGGGAGATAAGTTTTCAAACAAACTGATTCTAAAATACGATTTCCTAATCTTGATCATCTCGTTGCTAGTTACAGCCTTAGCAAATAACATTTATGTTCTAATCGCCAGTAGCTTCGTTATAGGATTTGCTTCAGTCATTCCACAGTTATTTGTTCCCATGGCAGCCAGATTATCAGAAGAAGCGCATAGAGGTCGTGCAATTGGGATCGTTATGAGTGGCCTACTCATTGGTATATTGGGAAGCCGTACGCTTAGTGGTGTAGTTGGAGAATATTATGGATGGCGAGCGATATTTTATGTAGCTACAGGATTAATGGTTCTACTATTTATCCTACTCCACTATAAGTTGCCAAAATTGAATCCTACCTATCAAGGCAGCTATTGGAGTTTATTCAAATCTATTGCACATTATTTCAAAACAGAACCAACCGTAAGAGTTGCCGCGCTGCGCGGCGGATTGGGTTTTGCTGCGATAAGCGTATTTTGGACAACGCTCGTTTTCCTGCTGGAAGAATCCTTTAATTATGGAAGTGATGTCGCTGGTTATTTTGGGTTGATAGGAATCGTAGGTGCGCTGGCAGCAACAGTCACTGGAAAGCTCAACGATAGGATCAACAAATATTATATCATCTTGGTGGCAAGTGCTATTTTATTGGTCTCTTGGATCCTTTTCTTTTTTTCTGGGGATTCGCTTATAGGTTTGATTATAGGTGTCATTCTCATTGATTTGGGAATGCAAGGACTTCACATTACGAATCAGAACATCATTTTTTCAAAAAATAAAGATGCCAGAAATAGAATCAACACGATCTACATGGTTGGATTCTTCGTCGGTGGCGCATTGGGAACATTGGGCGCATCTATCGCATGGGATAGTTATGGCTGGACAGGCGTTTCCATCTTTGGAATTTTGATCTGTGCAGCGATAGTTATCGTCCAGTTGGTTTGGGGAAAGAACGACGACCTTTAA
- a CDS encoding amidohydrolase family protein: MKKLLFSLLAVAAMTSTAQEYFPNNDDISAVSSATRAITNATIITSPGKRMENASILMKDGKIVEIGKNIKIPQGTLVEDAEGTYIYPSFVEAYGDFGMKTPERASRSGQQYDEGREGFYWNDHIRPEQNAIDFYEYDSKAAEKMMEAGYGAVQTHLHDGIARGTGMLVALNNNGNDSERILVNKNGAYYSFDRSRQTNQSYPTSLMGTLALLRQSHFDADWYGKGNSKTKDRSLEALNATKGMVQYIEAGDKKNILRADKLGDRVGKQFVIVGGEDAYEMVEDIKATNAQLILPVNFEDAYDVTNPYQEWYVNLSDMRDWKQGPGNPKMLADAGITYAITTHGLKSPGDLNGKLMKAMEYGLTKEQALASLTTIPAKIIKADAMVGTLEKGKLANFIVTSGELFEKDTKIYENWVQGSKHILKDRSVINADGNYTVQMMGDSYSFDITDDAKKITVKQDSTKLGSKIVRNGDWITVTTSQKDASDKSYTRWMIKLTDDTSKINGKVYMPNGTERSFVATKSAATASEDEDDDKEDEEDTDIANMEMGAITYPNVAFGSATKPTEESILYKNATVWTNEDQGIVENMDVLVKNGKISKIGSNLNAGGARTIDATGMHLTSGIIDEHSHIGIDGGVNEAGHNSTAEVTIEDVVDHEDINLYRDLAGGVTTSQLLHGSANPIGGRSAIIKLKWGYKPDEMIYENSPKFIKFALGENVKQSRYDNGIRFPQTRMGVEQVFEDFFTRAQEYEKTRGTDSFRFDEEMETLSEILKGERYVTCHSYVQTEINMMMEVAERYGFTLNTFTHILEGYKLADKMAAHGAGGSTFSDWWAYKYEVNDAIPYNGAIMHSQGVVTAFNSDDAEMSRRLNQEAAKAVKYGNVSEEEAWKFVTLNPAKLLHIDDRTGSIKEGKDADLVLWNKHPLDIQARPQITMVDGIVFFDIDKDMQMRAAVKKERQQLSNEMIMAKNKGLKTQTPKQSKKTEYHCDTLEW, translated from the coding sequence ATGAAAAAATTACTTTTTTCTCTCTTGGCGGTGGCAGCAATGACGTCCACGGCACAAGAATATTTCCCAAATAACGATGATATTTCGGCGGTGAGTAGTGCCACTCGAGCGATCACTAATGCAACGATTATCACGAGTCCTGGGAAACGAATGGAAAACGCATCGATCCTGATGAAGGATGGCAAAATTGTCGAGATAGGCAAAAACATCAAAATTCCTCAAGGAACGCTGGTAGAAGATGCTGAAGGAACCTATATCTATCCATCTTTTGTGGAGGCGTACGGTGATTTTGGGATGAAAACTCCTGAACGTGCCTCACGCAGCGGACAACAATACGATGAAGGTCGGGAAGGCTTCTACTGGAACGATCACATACGACCTGAACAAAATGCGATCGATTTTTATGAATACGACAGCAAGGCAGCGGAAAAGATGATGGAAGCCGGTTATGGTGCCGTACAAACGCACCTGCACGATGGTATTGCTCGTGGTACGGGAATGTTGGTCGCGCTGAATAACAACGGTAATGACTCTGAGCGCATTTTGGTCAACAAAAATGGCGCCTACTACTCTTTTGACCGCAGCCGTCAGACCAATCAGTCCTATCCTACCTCGCTTATGGGAACGCTCGCATTACTGCGTCAGTCTCATTTTGATGCAGACTGGTATGGAAAAGGAAATTCCAAAACTAAGGACCGTTCGCTGGAAGCATTGAATGCTACTAAGGGTATGGTTCAATATATAGAAGCTGGCGATAAGAAAAATATCTTGAGAGCAGATAAGCTGGGCGATCGCGTGGGCAAACAATTTGTCATTGTAGGTGGTGAAGATGCTTACGAAATGGTAGAAGACATCAAAGCTACCAACGCGCAATTGATTTTACCTGTAAACTTTGAAGATGCTTATGATGTGACCAATCCTTACCAAGAATGGTACGTGAATCTATCTGATATGCGTGACTGGAAACAAGGTCCTGGAAATCCAAAGATGCTTGCAGATGCTGGTATCACATATGCCATCACAACGCATGGCTTGAAATCTCCTGGAGATTTGAACGGTAAATTGATGAAGGCCATGGAATATGGACTTACTAAAGAACAGGCGCTAGCATCACTTACCACCATTCCTGCAAAAATCATCAAAGCAGATGCGATGGTGGGAACCTTGGAAAAAGGAAAACTGGCCAACTTTATCGTGACCAGCGGTGAGCTTTTTGAAAAGGACACTAAGATTTATGAAAACTGGGTTCAGGGATCCAAGCATATCCTTAAAGACCGCAGCGTGATTAATGCTGATGGTAACTACACGGTACAAATGATGGGTGATTCTTATTCTTTTGACATCACAGACGATGCTAAAAAAATCACGGTGAAACAAGACAGCACCAAATTAGGCAGCAAGATTGTTCGCAACGGTGACTGGATCACCGTAACCACATCTCAAAAAGATGCCAGCGACAAATCCTATACACGCTGGATGATCAAACTTACTGACGACACTTCTAAAATCAACGGTAAGGTTTATATGCCTAATGGTACAGAACGCAGTTTTGTAGCTACTAAATCTGCAGCCACCGCAAGTGAAGATGAAGATGATGACAAAGAAGATGAAGAAGATACTGACATAGCAAACATGGAAATGGGAGCCATTACCTACCCTAACGTTGCCTTCGGATCTGCAACTAAGCCAACTGAAGAATCCATTTTATATAAAAACGCAACGGTCTGGACTAATGAGGATCAAGGTATCGTTGAGAATATGGATGTTTTGGTCAAGAATGGAAAAATTTCCAAAATTGGCAGCAATCTCAATGCTGGTGGTGCACGCACCATTGATGCAACGGGAATGCACCTTACCAGCGGTATCATTGATGAGCACTCACACATAGGAATTGATGGTGGTGTGAATGAAGCAGGACACAATTCTACGGCAGAAGTTACTATTGAAGACGTTGTTGATCACGAGGACATCAATCTGTATCGTGACCTTGCTGGCGGCGTGACGACCTCGCAATTACTGCACGGTTCTGCTAACCCAATTGGTGGACGAAGCGCGATCATTAAATTGAAATGGGGCTACAAGCCAGACGAGATGATCTATGAGAACTCTCCTAAATTTATCAAGTTCGCTCTAGGCGAAAATGTAAAGCAGTCCAGATATGATAACGGTATTCGTTTCCCGCAAACGCGAATGGGTGTTGAACAAGTTTTTGAGGACTTCTTTACAAGAGCTCAGGAATACGAAAAGACTCGTGGAACCGACAGCTTTAGATTTGATGAAGAAATGGAAACCCTTTCTGAAATCCTAAAAGGTGAACGTTACGTGACCTGTCACTCTTATGTACAGACTGAAATCAACATGATGATGGAAGTAGCAGAGCGTTATGGATTTACCTTGAATACATTTACTCACATTCTGGAAGGCTACAAACTAGCCGATAAGATGGCAGCGCACGGTGCTGGTGGTTCTACTTTCTCTGACTGGTGGGCTTACAAATATGAAGTAAATGATGCGATCCCTTACAATGGTGCGATCATGCACTCTCAAGGTGTGGTAACAGCTTTTAACAGTGATGATGCAGAGATGTCTAGAAGACTGAATCAAGAAGCTGCCAAGGCTGTTAAATACGGTAATGTAAGCGAGGAAGAAGCCTGGAAGTTTGTGACACTCAATCCTGCAAAACTATTGCACATTGATGACCGTACCGGTTCTATCAAAGAAGGAAAGGATGCAGATCTAGTGTTGTGGAACAAGCACCCGCTGGATATTCAGGCGCGACCACAAATAACTATGGTGGATGGTATCGTGTTTTTTGACATTGATAAGGACATGCAAATGAGAGCTGCGGTTAAAAAAGAGCGTCAGCAATTGTCCAACGAAATGATCATGGCCAAAAACAAAGGACTTAAAACCCAAACGCCAAAGCAATCCAAGAAAACCGAATATCATTGTGATACCCTAGAATGGTAA
- a CDS encoding glycoside hydrolase family 43 C-terminal domain-containing protein, translating into MKLLGFLLLLITVNSCDNTKNTSNELVGTWRHVESLSDIGDGNATFHRVNSKKTMTFNTDGTVTSNENVCTGNNFQEGSTADWDTDNESFSLGDCQATYSYDADIEELIINYQCIEACGEKYIRFE; encoded by the coding sequence ATGAAATTATTAGGTTTTCTTCTCTTATTGATCACGGTAAATTCTTGTGACAATACCAAAAATACTTCCAATGAGCTGGTGGGAACATGGCGCCACGTAGAATCATTGAGCGATATAGGCGATGGCAATGCGACTTTTCATAGAGTCAACAGTAAGAAAACAATGACATTCAACACTGACGGAACGGTTACCTCAAATGAAAATGTTTGTACAGGAAATAATTTCCAAGAGGGCAGCACCGCAGATTGGGATACGGACAATGAATCTTTCTCCCTAGGCGATTGTCAGGCAACCTACTCTTATGATGCCGACATTGAGGAATTAATCATCAATTATCAGTGTATCGAGGCTTGTGGTGAGAAGTATATAAGGTTTGAATGA
- a CDS encoding amidohydrolase family protein: MKKLLYIASLLAVTTGIAQQAPAPVQSSAVRIMNGTAHLGNGEVIENSVIEFEDGKLTIVGDATIMRLAAPTGEVIDATGKHIYPGMIAANTTLGLVEVDAVGASDDEREIGTYNPHIRSIIAYNAESKIVETMRPNGILLAQVTPRGGRVSGKSSVVQMDAWNWEDAAVRMDDGIHVNWPRSFSRSGSWPDFGPIEPSEDYEKDVEELRLFLNRAKAYAKTNNPENVDLKLQAMGTAMAGTTNMYIHVSGEKAVIDVLAFAKANNLSNNLVLVGAEGSENIAADIAAAGVPVLAARVHSLPSREDEDYDMPYKFPKLLADAGVLVGLENSGSMERHQVRNVPFYAGTVAGFGLDIEKALMMVTLNPAKILGIDADYGSLETGKSATLFISEGNALDMRTNKLTRAFIDGRDVSLDTRQKELYERYMEKYSRED; encoded by the coding sequence ATGAAAAAACTACTATATATAGCAAGTCTGCTCGCGGTGACGACAGGTATTGCGCAACAAGCGCCTGCACCAGTGCAGTCCAGTGCGGTGCGTATCATGAACGGTACGGCACATTTGGGTAACGGTGAGGTGATTGAAAATTCTGTAATAGAATTTGAGGATGGAAAATTGACAATCGTTGGCGATGCAACCATCATGCGACTGGCAGCACCTACAGGCGAGGTTATCGACGCCACTGGCAAACACATCTATCCAGGAATGATCGCGGCAAATACCACGCTGGGATTGGTTGAGGTAGATGCCGTAGGCGCCAGTGATGACGAGCGCGAGATAGGAACCTACAACCCACACATACGCAGTATTATCGCGTACAATGCAGAAAGTAAAATTGTCGAGACCATGCGTCCCAATGGGATCCTACTCGCGCAGGTAACGCCACGTGGCGGCCGTGTTTCTGGTAAATCCAGTGTGGTACAGATGGATGCCTGGAACTGGGAAGATGCCGCTGTACGCATGGATGATGGTATCCACGTGAACTGGCCGCGCAGCTTCTCAAGATCTGGATCTTGGCCTGATTTTGGTCCCATCGAGCCGTCTGAGGATTATGAAAAAGACGTGGAGGAATTACGCTTGTTTCTCAACAGAGCAAAAGCCTATGCCAAAACCAACAATCCAGAAAACGTGGACCTGAAATTACAGGCTATGGGAACGGCCATGGCAGGAACGACAAATATGTACATACATGTTAGTGGTGAGAAAGCGGTTATTGATGTACTCGCTTTCGCGAAAGCGAACAACCTATCCAACAATCTCGTACTCGTAGGCGCCGAAGGATCTGAAAACATCGCTGCAGACATCGCCGCAGCTGGCGTACCGGTACTCGCAGCGCGCGTGCACAGCTTGCCATCCAGAGAAGATGAGGATTATGACATGCCCTACAAATTCCCTAAACTGCTGGCAGATGCGGGCGTACTGGTAGGACTGGAAAACTCAGGAAGCATGGAACGCCATCAGGTGCGCAACGTGCCGTTTTATGCGGGAACGGTCGCCGGTTTTGGCCTAGACATAGAAAAAGCATTGATGATGGTTACACTCAATCCAGCCAAAATCCTAGGCATTGATGCAGATTATGGCTCACTGGAAACAGGCAAGAGCGCTACCCTTTTTATATCTGAAGGCAACGCACTGGACATGAGAACCAACAAACTGACCCGCGCATTCATTGACGGTCGCGACGTATCGCTAGACACACGCCAGAAGGAATTGTACGAGCGCTATATGGAGAAATACTCTCGTGAGGATTAA